TAGTGGTAATCACAGTGAAGTTCGCGGTAAGCACAAGACTGGTACACTGAGACACAACTGAGCATAATTAATAAACCGTTAATCAGTGTTACCAAAGTATTAAGGTACACCGATGGTGGTGCTTTTGCAGCATTGCCAATGGCGCTTTCGTTATGTGGTCATTTGGCGCTTTTGTTACCAATAAGACGATGCTTGGCGCAAATGTAATCCACAGCCTTCGTACGCCAAGGGACGTGACGTCTTGTTGCTGTGTAGGGATCGAAAATCCGCTGACTGATTATAAGCTACAATCAGCTTTTAAATGCCTATATGGTTAACTCATAACTGTTCAGAGGAGTACTAGATTTTTTTGTTACAAAAGTTGTGAGGATAGGATACTCTTCTGATCGATCATATCCATatcactagacagtggatgcgggatgacttaagggaaagtgaagttgtttcgtatcggagtatatggcacttgccgcgtcgttcgtcttttgtgtacctggcgagtacagcagcgtacataacgaagaaaCCCcagtccacattgcaacgcaatgtgtgcagttgtgttatcctgctcaagtatttagtacgagttgaatagtgtagtgttTATCCATTCATAacgtcgaagtcaaaacgttaaattcgcttagagatacgaaatgcaattaagaagtatgagagtgacattttatgtattgacGAAGACAATatagtgtgtaatgtatgtaaaattgaaataaaaaccagaacaactcagggtATAGACAAACATTggaacagtacatcgcacaggaaatgcgttgaaatgaaatctgaggaaccatcatcatcatcatcatcatcatcatcatcattatttagttGTGctggtctaaacgacacgtgcaacatgatgctcagtgcaaatattcctctaaagaaattgagtgatccccattttagagtttttctttagaaattctctcgatacgaaaactgtttaagcgataggcgaagacgattcagcttcgacaacttacgagaatatatcgtcgtttactgcaacgctggtaattgcatcaatgatgacgaggactgaacttgcaagctatgtgctacactactacagtacgttatttttcttttccttctgactgtatggaaatacagtagcatgttgacgtcgtctgtttacgtttaaaaactgttgagccaatggtctgaatgaaaaaaaatgtaacatatagtaaatatgcaacgataaatcatcccgcatccactgtctactcataAGTGTTCAGAAGAATACTAGATTTTTTTGTTACAAAAGTTGTGAGGATAGGAAACCCTTCTGATCGATCATATCCATAGTGCTACATATCACTCTCGCATATTCCACACTTTTGCACATAATAGGGTGCATTAAGTGCGAGATTTAGCGACAGACATATTCTGAAAATAGCTGTGTATTGATTTAAACATTACTTCATATATAGTGCTATAAACTTCAAAGATTTCAGATCGAACTATAGTCAGTTTAATACGCACGTTTTGTTATAGGCATTGGagcaattgttttgtttacttatctcGAAGGACATAAAAATTCTGATAATGCTTCAGTTGCATATCGAGTTATACTGATTTGGAATGTAATATTATTTGCCATAAGGTGTTCCACAAGATGCTATTTGGTAAATGTTGATAGTTAATTGCAGTTTAcaccttattcttcttcctcggCTCAAACTCATTGAGCCTTGGTACAAGTTTACTTCTGGTCTCGTCTGTGGCTCAGCTCTATTGCGTTGGTCTTCCATTCAGACAAGCAGAGTTCGATCTCCGGCTGGTCGTGACTGAATTTGTGGTAGACATAACagattttctcggggtactctcgtCTCTCTCTTCCAGTCCACCAACACATTCCGCCTCCGctttatttcatctaccacctGCACTAGTTAAAAATAGGTTGAGGCAAGGTACGGGTCTCCGATGCTGATACAGGATTTATGAACTTGGAACTCCGGAGCTCTGGGTTCATAAGGTAGgcttttatattaattgttgtggGAATAAAGTTAAGGGCTCCTAGAATTGAGGAAACACCAGCTTATATTACTGGTCTGGAGATAGGATCTTGTTTCGTCAAGGCTGAAGCAGGATGGATCGTCtatcagcatcagattcacgaatgccacctagTTCACCTGTCGgactaaatataggcctatagggcGAACAACAGGTCAATGTGAGTTGCATTGGTCCATTCAAGGCCGGACTCTTGAAAAGCCCGCCTGCCAAGTCTAGTTCTGAACTTTGATTCGACCTCAAACTGAGGTTGGGGGAGATACGAGATTTTCCTGCAACATTGGATAAGCGTGACATGAGACCTCTACATAAGAGCgtgttccgaatctcagcgctgagcaatctgatggcatcacggtgttctgaatttcaacgatgactccaccggtgccatcagcttgtagAGGTGATGGCAGTattcatcagccgccatcagtgaatctgattggttcttgtatagggcgggaattagcagacgaatgacatcgtgcattgttgtgtcatggcggtgtgttctgctgtattgtttgtaatgagcacaacgtaaaaacaatatgttaacggCTTATGAATagacatgtcaacggaccagttattagtactacctcaagaaataaattgtttatgttctctttcctttgagcgagatgacagtatggaaatttggcAAAATCTTGCTAGTATAGTACATACAACTTTTACAGCAGCCATGATAGCCATGCAACCTTCCaggagttttgttcctatttcgctgcggCGTGACGTcattgagattcggaatacgctgtaagaaACATAGATCGTCACACTGACAACGGATGAACATCtatagcagaggtctccaaaaagcgtatagtcattcgtgctctcgatgctgcccgccgagcatagtgtgctgtaaggctagagaaggggaagagactcgtacctcaacagatgggagcgaccAGTGGGGGATCGCAGCAAagatctgcttatgtttacaaataataacatcaaaagaacaAGAAATATCAtaagtttgtatattattttgacatattattaagctggagccccgtctgttgctattgacacaagccattgcaaattcaacctcttctgttcgatggtgcctttcagtgcctggaaaagatcttctccaggtgtattttgtaattacttctagaagacattcagacacagtaaaatgttcattaactcctcggatgaaaatggctaggtgagctttgtcatttctatctgtgctttcgtccaatgcaagtgagtaagctacaaactggttaattgtggtttcgacttcagattcaattacgttTACAGTCTTGAAATtctttctctgaactgtaattggaaacaatttaattttcttaaactttgactttgttctggacacagtattttagtaacgtcctgtgtgcacgattttacaaatgatgcttctgtaaagggcttcattgattttccaatattccaagctagaacatagctagcaagaaccttttttgtttaagactgagaacacgtgtgtgatttgtgtttgtaatttcttggtttatctttattaaaatatttgtaggcctacgtatttcacttaaaattaaactaaaaactatatgtttgtcatgcggaactgagtgtaaacgtattgtaatatactgattattatgtataaccaacagttatacagatagccccaaaataaattattttcacatgtccaacatgcctgtaatattgtatgatattctttgtgaagagtcgagtattgtcgtcgcatgttgaattttaacacatccgtaagaattttcgaacaaattaagcatttcacattctccccactaacacaaaatatttctctttctattcatccttgaatgtactacgtccatgattagaagacattgtgaaacggtggaacactccgaccaacataatgataatggcagtccgccactgctcttcgtttgcgcataaacattgagtacagtacacgtGGGGATGGGtaaggcggagcgcgctcattacgtactggcttcggttccgttcaggggcttactctcAAGTAGGCATTTGCAGACGTCTGATCTATAGCGACTCAACCAGTTGTAACTGTGCACTTGACAATTACTATTTTCGTCGGCAATCCTTCCCATGAAAGTTTCAagtctaataattaataataggtccctaatagaaacaacgaCAAGCAAATCGATAATTCGTTAAATTGGAGAaatcatattaaaggaattactcccaaactaaattcagcctGTTTTGCTATTAGGTCTATGCTATTATATCTATCAATACCTTAATTgaatatattttgcataattcCACTTGGTAAAgagttttttaatattctggagaaattctatagatagtaacagtatattcctactacaaaaatagtaattagaacaatagtaggtgccaaatctagggactAGTGCAGGACaattttcaaaaacatacaaataatgtccatgacttgtcagtatataatttttcatcaataaacttcctcatatgtaatcgtgaaaactttgtaactaattcaacagtccaTAGGATAAATGAGGAGCTTGgcatcaaagttggacaactccacttttgcttttttttataggagaggcgaaaaactagatccttggaaacaaatgtcaccgttatacatacattttttttaactttctcgtgggtcatagaaatatttttttctgtctcaaaatgtgattaaaattaatattcaggtcgaaatttaagtttaaaaagtggagttgccAGTCtttgaaactaagtcatggagttttCTGTTTTTGAAACAAGACGAGGTCATGtttaaaatggagttgtctgtttttgaaaccaacgaagccatatttaaagcgaaattgtctacttttgaatctaagtctcttctaactcggtttcaaagcaaatttacgtaaaatagtactTAATcgtccacaaaccgattatataaacaatcagccatgttggactCGCGATGCATGATGGAATaaagtggtacgaatgtgggcttcttattggctactgaaggaattgtcctaatttgaaaccaagtcaCAATGGAGTTGtccaaattttaattctaaagcgcacaattaagtgctaattttcgctctgttctgtccgtttctaACCTAAGCAGCTCCAGAATCACATTTAGCACAcacaattctatgagaaacaatcaatatctcgaaattgcaaaaaatggagttgtctaaatTTGATACTCTGCTCTCAAATACTCATCAAAAATGATTCTCATTCTCCATCGgaaaatctatcgtgctatcaaaaaggagtgcgttataatatatatctataggggagagtcgggtagtatcggacaatgcgtttctttcatctaccaccatgtggtagtacctgaatgacatggttacgtttctctatgcgacatcatagaaacgtaatcatgtcaatcaggtactatcatcgtgtggtagatgaaagaaactcactgtccgatattacccgatgtccgatactacccgactctcccctatatatatatatatatatatatatatatatatatatatatatacacacacacacacacacacacatacacatacacacagtatatatacagggtgtttcaaaaatacgaggcataatttcaggtatgtatttcccacatgtagacaatcaaaatagttcattacaacatgtgtccggaaatgctttatttccgagttatggcctttacaacattgaaattcaccggaacgtttttctttccgcaggtcgttgccgtcaaaggagacattaagtgggcactctgacagttcattccgaggcgaaggttacattcagtgttgtgtaggcgttagactgtgcgacatgtattcaaatcaagagctggcagagatacacttcatgtacggtaaggcggacggcaatgctgcgctggctcgtcgtttgtaccaggagaggtacccacagcgacaatgtccagatcggaagacatttgtacgtctccattaccgtctgtgcgagtatggaaaatttaactctcctggtttgggaaggggacgaccaagatctacaactccagaagtacaggaggagattctggaggatgtgaacatgactccttctatcagcacacgaagggtagcgttgcaaggcaatgttcctcatacgactgtctggagactgttgaaggagtatcaattgtatccttatcatttgcaacgtgtacaggccctgtcaccagcagattaacctgcacgagttaggttctgtcagtggttcttgcagcagtgtggtgtaaacccgaactttcctgccttagtattatttacagatggagcacagttcacacgagatggcataacaaatttccacaatcagcatgtatgggcgtatgaaaacccacgtgcaactgttccatctcatcaccaggtacggttctccctcaacatgtgggccagtATCATTGgtgattagttggaccccatgtacttgtaaacagacttacggggcagacgtacacaaacttcctggaaaacaccatacctcatgttttagaagacactccactaatcaatcgtcaacacattcacttcttgcatgatggcgctcctgcacacttcagtcgtacggctcgccggtacttggatcgaaggtttcctgatcgatggataggtagaggtggcccaattgcttggcctccacgctcacctgatctgaaccctctcgatttctacttgtggggccatgtAAAAtcttggtttattcgtctccggtgcctgatttggaatcccttcggaatcgaattgtggcatgttctgaggacatacctacgcaatactcctggagtttgggatcgtgttcgcaggtcaatgaaacatcgatgtgaggtctgtattcaagcaggaggtggacattttgaacatcttctgtaatgacaacgacctgcggaaagaaaaacgttccggtgaatttcaatgttgtgaaggccataactcggaaatgaagcatttctggacacatgttgtaatgaactattttgattgtctacgtgtgggaaatacatacctgaaattatgccccgtatttttgaaacaccctgtatatataaaatactgccatattatggcagtaaacatttttaatggtctccctatggatataaaaatgaagctcaaaacataagattacttagggccaaattaaagtagtacctaatttctcacgccttataTTCTGAAGGAGAATttgtgacattcaacaacgctgcatgaatatttgtcttgtattaagtatcaataataacccttgtgttgtactagtatattgtaaaactttgcAACTaggctgtgactataattaagactttgtagtactattgaTTTTTTTTACCTGTTCCATATTCTAGATGTGAAACGATGTACGAAtatcatgaaatgtaaataaatacatgcaataCTAAATAACGCTACGCGTTGCCTTCTGAACCAATCAGAACCTAGTATTTTCTATCAGCTGCTACTTCTTCTACACGGAGCGCTCTGGTTCAGCGCTGCTGTGTTGGTTTTACAGTGGCTCTATTTACAATATAACCACTGTAGTCGGTTTGCTACATGCACTGTCACGTGGTTTTACTATCACGTAATTTCTGTATtagtgatgaaggatgagtggaacggagaaaaattctctccgacaccgggatttcaacccgggttttcagctctacgtgctgatgctctatccactaagcacaccggattcccatcccgatgtcggatcgaatcctctcagtttaagttccacctcttgggtttcctctagtgatctaccctcatgcactgcgtcatagatgtatggcagtggcacaatgtccacacatgtgcagaggtgcactcgttatgagtaaaaaaaaaaaaaaaaaaagcaagcaaatccacccccatcACAAGTCGCTGCattccacgagatgatacaaattaatttcattccaactttaccaatcttattgagtacacagaagatgcctttcttgcaaataacgaaacctcgtttattgcaggctgcttttattttcacttaaatttacttggcatcggaaagggctTTATGTACCACTCTCaagaaggctcgattttcttgggaatttctgctgtgagtcgccgtgcactctgactatgagatcagtcactactggtctgtcacctcgcgccacagttcagctgtcgtgtgattcctgacgcacatgatgtcattaaaatttgttatcagagatcggaaacaaccctgtagtcgtaataaaattgtatattccATTTCTATTTACCGATGATTCGgagaaattcataataattacatgcaCTCATTAGTCATTTGCTTTATTAAAAACATAATGGTATTTTGCTTGATTGCTGACTCATTTATTTTTCTCGTCTTTTATCTCTTAACTCGAGGTGGTGTGATGTGGAAGGTATATTCCTTCCTCTGTTTACCGGTGACTCACATTAGAATTCTTAGTATTTTGTACACTAGTAATTCGGTGACAAATTTATGCATTCAAGATCTTTCTTAAGTTACGTTACTGCAATATGTTCGTTCATTTTGTACGTAAATCCATAGTTAAATATTTCAGAGATAAGAAGTTTAACATCTTCGTACGAAAGGCTATTTATTCGTCAACGAAATGTGGTAATGTTACTTACGACATCAGACCTTCACTCGTGCTGTTACATAGAAGAGAGactgaaatgtttcgtataaatccAACAGTCGTTATGGTAAGAACATGTTTTTATAtacgtaattttatttttgagaAGTCCATCACAAAGTAATTCAAAATGGAACATTTGTGTAACTGCTGTAACGCACTCAATTAACTGAGTAACTCAAATACTCCTAGATAGGGAAGAATGAGCAAGCAGTGGTACAGTTTAAAGTTGTTTGGCATCGTCATGATTGTGAGTTTGAATATTGTCACTAACTTAAGACGTTTGTCTGTTGTTACTGTGATGCATTGTGTTGTCTTAGTTAAAGAAacttgtataatatattatattacgtacATAGAGACGGAAGTAAAATTTGGAGCAAGTATTcgtgggagtccacctgtatgtaggcaaaaaTTTCACGCGACTgaccacaagtagcatatactgtacatgtacaggggctcttgtttactacgCATGCTCTGTATGTTGTAGTTCTAAGAGAAACATGCAATAAGGaagttccaaattttaattccgtagcTGTAcacacgcatgcacacacacatacacacacttatttgtttgtttatttatttatatttcatttattttttacttacgaattaattaatttatttattcatttattcttttattgactTATTcactgatttttatttatttatttgtttgtctcattgttcgtttatttatttcatcaatctttgttcacgtcatggcggattagatgtgttccagttatTAAttcgccatcactctctatataaatattacaaaaaatagtacatattgaacctataagtatcatcatccattaataataataataataataataataataacaataataaaactaataataagtatagctcttgtatttgaaactCTAACCTTTTCAtttctatactcaatctcttaaaaattattctcttaacttcattgactacttttcATAGTTTCCTAGCGTGTCcaactactcaacatttataattccatatccgtCAGAGCTTTGACTCTCTCtacccatctaattttaactctaaaaagaaattttcctaatttatgcaaattgctggcgtttaggggaccattcattttatataagctactatagcgtttatttgtagtaaTCTTTTATCCAGCCaaccgtttctcaaatcattcgttgcctgacactttaacacaatatttatttatttatttatttatttatttatttatttatttatttatttatttatttatttatttatttatttatttatttatttatgcattgcgtcttccgctattgtttgtttgtttattcgtttatttgtttttcgtttgtttatttatttatttgtttgttcgtttaagtttatttgtgtatttatattatgtttaattgtccatttgttcatttgcCTATTTGTCATTTGTCCattcgtccatttatttatttacttagttatttacttgcttgccccttcattaatttatttacttatattggcggagttaaggtcatagggccttctctttcactccaCGTGTGTACATACATTCTTATACAACTACACACGTATATACGTACACTTTCGATAAAGCCTATAGATTTatattacaacgaagaactttaagggccgtattcatagacatttttagcgcgggctttcggtggattatcagagtttttcgtattcataaatcagtgttaaggctcgttcacaataaaccgggaacggaaacgacaacgggaacgagaacggaaataatgttaaagaaATGTATTCAAATGAAAGCATTgacaatagttaattatgaatactcacatttaaatacatttattttaacaatatttccgttctcgttctcgttatcgcttccgtttccggtttattgtgaaccagcctttagcgataggatatgatttgaattctgtactagtaaccagtggatagccggggctagcttagtacgctcgtagcgcgtgctgcgaaatgtctatgaatagcaccctaaaggtttaaaataaagtattgtttaaaataactttatctAAACAGTTCATCATACAACATATGCCTGAcggaacctaaatgtaccacaactgtagcttatagtCACAGTAGCAATTTCGGCCAAAGGTCCAAGGCTCTATAACAAGAGAACAgttaaattaccaaacattcaatttgctaatgtttcttattttaaaaaattaattaaaattattgtttagagagaaaatagaaactagtttcaattactgtaatatctgtgtttttctttttctctttttacttttcattatcttaattaataaaatgattaaCAATTTTGTGCAGTGACACCTGAGCACGAGTAGGCTTATGTACTCTTTCTTGGGGGTGCTGGAGtgatttttatatgtaaaaatatgtaacttatctatgttctagcaataaattattattattattattattattattattattattattattattattataaaattattatttaaattatagaaaatttagACCTGTTTAATTCTATTTTACTGTTGTAGTATTAAATAAAGCTATAATTATGACTCTTCAGCCTTTCGGCTATCTGGATTCTTTCTTCAAAAGCATCACGAAACAGCGTGCACACTTACCTCTCTATGTATATTTGGTTTCCATATCACTGAGTTACTGTACTTGTATGCCTAATTCCTTGTAAACAGTATGAAATCATTGTTAAGACCCAAGACAGTGCAGTCATTCTCTCTTTGTGATAAGCTGAATCCTCACGGTAAACTATAGCATAGACTATATGAGTTCCCAAACagtgtgttatttattttctgaacaGTGTTGAAATTGCACTGTaacataatatataggcctagtgttgTAATTTAACGTTGATCGAGTGGATGATACATTTTACTTTGTTATAGATATGTTATTTGAGTTGttataaaattatcattttttgtttagtttaagACACAAGTCAACTTAGTATATTATTCTACATCTTgaacgaaaattatttgtgggtGATCGTTATAAAACAAGGTACAGCATAATACATTTCTACGCGTTCACAAATTCAGtataaatattatatcatatcgtaaACTTGAAGGAaccttaatttttataatatcatTGTGGTTTCACTGTGAATCTGTTTTGGACTATTTCGAGTTTACATAACAGTAAATCATTCAAGATAGAATTCCATTCAGAGAGTTCATCAAACGCCATTgcgtatttaatatttttcagtttATGAGAATTGTTTGAACAACTTAACtctttaaaaaattatacatatttgCTTCATAAATGTTTCTATGAAATTGGATTTATAAAGCTATATCCTTAATGCTACAAATTTTATTCGAGAAAGTTCCTGAATATTAAGTTAACAAAGGAAATATCCCTTGCATATGATTACAGAGTCTACTTCCTATGCTGTTGTTGGCAACAGTCTTTGGAAGTGTCCTTGTAGAAGGGCGCGAAGAAGATGCTTCCTCGACAAGGCTATCACCTGGACCATATACGCAAACAGTATCTACAGATCTGTCAACAGAACCCGAGACAACAACGGATAAAGTGTCAATAAGTGATTCAATATCAGTGACAGAATTTAAGGAAGTAGCTCCAGAACCGAATAGTACAATCCGTTCATCAATAAATCAGACATTCACTGATCTGTTTGAATCTGAAAAAGAGGAAACACAGTTACTAGAAACAAAATTAGAGGTGCCCTACATAGACTACGGTTTGGAAGAAGCAAAACAGGAACCTATGTTTGTTGAAGTGGCGCAAGTTAACAGTTCAATGACTGCCTTACATTCCAACATAAATAAaactacacaaaacacaacagaaGCAGAAAACAAAAACTATGATTTAATTCAGACCGGATACACTGCATACGACAATGTAAAGCCAACTACTGACAAGTCAAAGGAATTGAACAACAATGCAGATGAAATTCGGGATATAAATAGTACTAAACAAGAAACTATGAATTCTAATGAAATCTTGGTTAGTGAGGCAACAAATGAAAATTTAGATATTTCCACAGTTAAGCCATTAGGTGCAGCAATCACAGTAATTCAAAGTGAAACTCAGAATACGTTTAGCAACTCTTCAGAATCTCTGCTTCTTTCTACTTTCAACATAGACATGACAACTGTTTCAAGTCATTCAAATAAGTCTTCTCCAAGCACGGAAGTTACAGAAGCCACAGATATACCAATTACAGTTCAACATCAA
This sequence is a window from Periplaneta americana isolate PAMFEO1 chromosome 2, P.americana_PAMFEO1_priV1, whole genome shotgun sequence. Protein-coding genes within it:
- the LOC138694700 gene encoding uncharacterized protein isoform X1; the encoded protein is MSKQWYSLKLFGIVMISLLPMLLLATVFGSVLVEGREEDASSTRLSPGPYTQTVSTDLSTEPETTTDKVSISDSISVTEFKEVAPEPNSTIRSSINQTFTDLFESEKEETQLLETKLEVPYIDYGLEEAKQEPMFVEVAQVNSSMTALHSNINKTTQNTTEAENKNYDLIQTGYTAYDNVKPTTDKSKELNNNADEIRDINSTKQETMNSNEILVSEATNENLDISTVKPLGAAITVIQSETQNTFSNSSESLLLSTFNIDMTTVSSHSNKSSPSTEVTEATDIPITVQHQFNKSPESMNISTVQPEVATTTSLSNKSSNTEVKTTEAAIVTRNNFSKPTEPVQIYTTEADVERNISNTYFSTEAVVDEDESITTQSEPEKSSVTNVTSSSTEVAATTTYGINTFSETTHRNSTTNEALTTTSITASVRPLNKPNYADESSMNKETESSRDGSTTEQNNLQTYSPQYICIRPGRFPARPSCTEYHVCRRVGVWLFHFKERCHYGFEFSSRHRRCVPPHVSDCRKEFVFSYIHNRHNKEDESKSSESVNENSDEDSRSSHSEEEPRRNILAFLLKKKVKYE